The Georgenia faecalis genome includes a window with the following:
- a CDS encoding glycoside hydrolase family 35 protein, whose protein sequence is MPVFEIGAEDFLLDGRPHQILSGALHYFRVHPDQWADRIAKARLLGLNTIETYVAWNFHAPTADAFDTSGRRDLGRFLDLVADAGMHAIVRPGPYICAEWDNGGLPTWLLREPGVGVRTSEPRYLAAVQGYFDALLPLVVERQVDRGGPVLMVQVENEYGAYGDDAAYLRTLAQMLRDGGVTVPLFTCDQADDAMLARGGLPELHRTATFGSRSPERLATLRRHQPSGPLMCMEYWNGWFDAWGEDHHVTDPGATAGDLAALLASGASVNLYMLHGGTNFGFTNGANHKGVYRPTVTSYDYDAPLAEDGTPTAKYAALAEVLAAHHGTPRAAVGGRAPAPTPQVPVPREVRSLWPLVDAADGWSTHDAPPTHDDLDAFTGFVLYRTEVQVGEAAVLDLSDVRDRAQVFVDGRPVGVVDRRDGDRALTLPGPGAVVLDVLVEDLGRVNYGPRIGEHKGLVGPVVLDGTPVTGWRTLPLPLEDWVAAAAQPGSTAAGSTAAASPPAAAAVVTPRPGPSLTTWDLPGMDAADLFLSTAGWGKGVVWFNGWNLGRFWSAGPQQTLYVPAPLVRPDNNRVVALELAAAPDAALRFVDGPRWTAVTQ, encoded by the coding sequence ATGCCCGTCTTCGAGATCGGCGCCGAGGACTTCCTCCTCGACGGCCGTCCCCACCAGATCCTCTCCGGCGCCCTGCACTACTTCCGGGTCCACCCCGACCAGTGGGCCGACCGCATCGCCAAGGCCCGCCTGCTGGGCCTCAACACCATCGAGACGTACGTGGCGTGGAACTTCCACGCGCCGACCGCGGATGCCTTCGACACGAGCGGCCGGCGCGACCTCGGCCGGTTCCTCGACCTGGTCGCCGACGCCGGGATGCACGCCATCGTCCGGCCCGGCCCGTACATCTGCGCCGAGTGGGACAACGGCGGTCTGCCCACCTGGCTGCTGCGCGAGCCCGGCGTGGGCGTGCGGACGTCGGAGCCGCGCTACCTCGCCGCCGTCCAGGGCTACTTCGACGCCCTGCTGCCCCTCGTCGTCGAGCGCCAGGTCGACCGTGGGGGACCGGTGCTCATGGTCCAGGTCGAGAACGAGTACGGCGCCTACGGCGACGACGCGGCCTACCTGCGCACCCTGGCGCAGATGCTGCGCGACGGCGGCGTCACGGTGCCGCTGTTCACCTGCGACCAGGCCGACGACGCCATGCTCGCCCGCGGCGGCCTGCCCGAGCTGCACCGCACCGCGACCTTCGGCTCCCGCAGCCCCGAGCGGCTCGCGACGCTGCGACGGCACCAGCCCTCCGGGCCCCTCATGTGCATGGAGTACTGGAACGGGTGGTTCGACGCGTGGGGCGAGGACCACCACGTCACCGACCCCGGCGCCACCGCCGGGGACCTCGCCGCCCTCCTGGCCTCCGGGGCGTCGGTCAACCTCTACATGCTCCACGGCGGCACCAACTTCGGCTTCACCAACGGCGCCAACCACAAGGGCGTCTACCGCCCGACCGTGACGTCGTACGACTACGACGCGCCGCTCGCCGAGGACGGCACGCCCACCGCGAAGTACGCGGCGCTCGCCGAGGTGCTCGCGGCCCACCACGGCACCCCCCGCGCCGCCGTCGGCGGGCGCGCACCCGCCCCGACGCCGCAGGTGCCCGTGCCCCGGGAGGTCCGCTCGCTGTGGCCGCTTGTCGACGCGGCCGACGGCTGGTCCACCCACGACGCCCCGCCCACCCACGACGACCTCGACGCCTTCACCGGCTTCGTCCTCTACCGCACCGAGGTCCAGGTGGGCGAGGCGGCCGTCCTCGACCTCTCCGACGTCCGCGACCGGGCGCAGGTCTTCGTCGACGGCCGCCCGGTGGGCGTCGTCGACCGCCGCGACGGCGACCGGGCCCTCACCCTGCCCGGGCCGGGCGCGGTGGTGCTCGACGTCCTCGTCGAGGACCTCGGCCGCGTGAACTACGGGCCGCGCATCGGCGAGCACAAGGGGCTCGTCGGGCCGGTCGTGCTCGACGGCACGCCCGTCACGGGCTGGCGCACTCTCCCGCTGCCCCTCGAGGACTGGGTGGCCGCCGCGGCGCAGCCTGGCTCTACCGCCGCTGGCTCGACCGCCGCGGCGTCCCCGCCGGCCGCGGCTGCGGTGGTGACCCCCCGCCCCGGCCCGTCGCTGACGACGTGGGACCTGCCCGGCATGGACGCCGCCGACCTCTTCCTCTCCACCGCCGGGTGGGGCAAGGGCGTGGTGTGGTTCAACGGCTGGAACCTCGGCCGCTTCTGGTCGGCCGGCCCCCAGCAGACCCTCTACGTACCGGCGCCGCTCGTGCGCCCGGACAACAACCGCGTCGTCGCCCTCGAGCTGGCCGCCGCCCCCGACGCGGCTCTCCGATTTGTCGACGGTCCCCGGTGGACCGCCGTCACGCAGTGA
- a CDS encoding glycoside hydrolase encodes MTTSSFLRRSVAAVAAPALVAGAVLAASVGAAPPSQAATPASDLTITPNPWYASDPFQGWGTSLVWFANATGDYPDELRDELYQRVFGEEGMDLNIARYNIGGGHASDVVDYLRPGGAVEGYWAADLTDATYGAPTTYANREAILDAWDPDNPAHYDWDADATQRWWVEQLTEDEQITHWETFANSAPYFMTVSGYVSGGISDGNAENLRPDAIDDFTAYLTTVSEHLEDTYGIDVATIDPFNEPNTNYWSTTLRDGVPVGGRQEGMHVGPQRQVAVVRSLAARLADDATTTDAVISAMDETNPGIFATNWAAYPQDARDAVEQMNVHTYGTGGRLVVRDLAKSADKPLWMSEVEGSWVDGFDPSAIENGLGLAERITADLRELESNAWVLWQPVEDLYNMEPTGEDLNWGSVFLDFDCEWYDEGGTQVFKSARRVADAGGDSTQVEECSTVVGSKFNVMRNYTKFLNPGDQIIATDSPATTAAVDGTGLTLVHANPRTEDQTVTVDLSGFATIEAGATATAYVTTESPEDDPTANGLVPSEPVAVDVDAASLTLTLPAQSVSSIVIDGVSGVAEDVLVDGGDYQFAGVQSGKALTAAGPGATITTLGTTAQAVHDQVWTVHEVPGAERVGTKRYVLETADGEVLGATAAGTDLRDISVEAAAGNPQTVWILNTTNGRTYSWVNEALSLSLDVAGQSSADGTAVGVYGSNGGANQAWTIRSTEATGAREVAVSTPVGVAPTLPGVVVPTYPWGEGAPTPVTWETLPGSTWATPGEVVVSGTAVDVFGNEVAATARVVVGSYTLTDPVSLTVREGSSAAAVIAAAPETVPARVGASALTFDVPVEWDWDGLTDAALDEVGVITVTGTATSNEPGAEPLAATLSVIVTTGVPTNIAPLPTTTASATYTEGGYSIEGTRNGVTNDKAWSNWRSGTRNPSDTLTYAFAAPEDLDEVTVHFYRDGAGSWPETLRFEYRTVAGTWTAVPGYESPVAVVSPPGGTAPVVTADLGGIEDATGLRVVMNARANGYMTVAEVEIEALVAGASTVAELGALRLDGVPLEGFSPDVLDYEVSVVGSVYPTITALPVDEAATVTVEQAGDGDGTATIVVTAADGVTTRSYTVTMTLAAGPDVSVVADTRCVVGRVVQTVRVANESAVPVEVEVSGAYGSRTVTVAAERATSLTFSTRAASVPGGEVTATATADGLGEAEVTAAYAARTCG; translated from the coding sequence ATGACGACGTCGTCATTCCTGAGACGGTCGGTCGCGGCCGTCGCGGCACCTGCCCTCGTGGCCGGTGCCGTGCTCGCCGCGTCCGTCGGTGCCGCCCCACCGAGCCAGGCCGCCACCCCGGCGAGCGACCTCACCATCACCCCCAACCCGTGGTACGCCTCCGACCCGTTCCAGGGCTGGGGCACGAGCCTGGTGTGGTTCGCCAACGCCACCGGCGACTACCCGGACGAGCTGCGCGACGAGCTGTACCAGCGCGTCTTCGGCGAGGAGGGCATGGACCTCAACATCGCCCGGTACAACATCGGCGGCGGCCACGCCTCCGACGTCGTCGACTACCTGCGCCCCGGCGGGGCGGTCGAGGGCTACTGGGCCGCGGACCTCACCGACGCGACCTACGGCGCGCCCACCACGTACGCGAACCGCGAGGCGATCCTCGACGCGTGGGACCCGGACAACCCGGCCCACTACGACTGGGACGCCGACGCCACGCAGCGCTGGTGGGTCGAGCAGCTCACCGAGGACGAGCAGATCACCCACTGGGAGACGTTCGCCAACTCCGCGCCGTACTTCATGACGGTGAGCGGGTACGTCTCCGGCGGCATCAGCGACGGGAACGCGGAGAACCTGCGCCCGGACGCCATCGACGACTTCACCGCTTACCTCACGACCGTCTCGGAGCACCTCGAGGACACCTACGGGATCGACGTCGCCACCATCGACCCGTTCAACGAGCCCAACACGAACTACTGGTCGACGACGCTGCGCGACGGCGTGCCCGTGGGCGGGCGGCAGGAGGGCATGCACGTCGGCCCTCAGCGCCAGGTGGCCGTGGTCCGCTCCCTGGCGGCACGCCTCGCCGACGACGCGACGACGACCGACGCCGTCATCTCGGCCATGGACGAGACGAACCCCGGGATCTTCGCGACGAACTGGGCGGCCTACCCCCAGGACGCGCGTGACGCCGTCGAGCAGATGAACGTCCACACCTACGGCACGGGCGGGCGGCTCGTCGTGCGCGACCTCGCCAAGTCCGCGGACAAGCCGCTGTGGATGAGCGAGGTCGAGGGCAGCTGGGTCGACGGCTTCGACCCGTCCGCGATCGAGAACGGCCTCGGCCTGGCCGAGCGCATCACCGCGGACCTGCGCGAGCTCGAGTCCAACGCGTGGGTGCTCTGGCAGCCCGTCGAGGACCTGTACAACATGGAGCCGACGGGGGAGGACCTCAACTGGGGCTCGGTCTTCCTCGACTTCGACTGCGAGTGGTACGACGAGGGCGGCACCCAGGTGTTCAAGTCCGCGCGCCGCGTCGCCGACGCCGGCGGGGACAGCACCCAGGTGGAGGAGTGCTCCACGGTCGTCGGGTCGAAGTTCAACGTCATGCGCAACTACACGAAGTTCCTTAACCCCGGCGACCAGATCATCGCGACGGACTCCCCGGCCACCACCGCCGCTGTCGACGGCACGGGACTCACGCTGGTGCACGCCAACCCCCGCACCGAGGACCAGACGGTCACGGTCGACCTCTCCGGCTTCGCCACCATCGAGGCCGGGGCGACCGCCACGGCCTACGTCACCACCGAGTCCCCGGAGGACGACCCGACGGCGAACGGCCTCGTGCCGAGCGAGCCCGTCGCGGTCGACGTCGACGCGGCCTCGCTCACCCTCACCCTGCCCGCGCAGTCGGTGAGCTCCATCGTCATCGACGGCGTCAGCGGCGTTGCCGAGGACGTCCTCGTGGACGGCGGGGACTACCAGTTCGCCGGAGTGCAGAGCGGCAAGGCGCTCACCGCCGCCGGGCCCGGTGCCACCATCACGACCCTGGGCACGACCGCCCAGGCGGTCCACGACCAGGTGTGGACCGTCCACGAGGTGCCCGGCGCCGAGCGTGTGGGGACCAAGCGCTACGTGCTCGAGACCGCCGACGGCGAGGTCCTCGGCGCGACGGCAGCGGGGACGGACCTGCGCGACATCAGCGTCGAGGCCGCCGCGGGCAACCCCCAGACCGTGTGGATCCTCAACACCACGAACGGGAGGACCTACTCCTGGGTCAACGAGGCGCTGAGCCTCTCCCTCGACGTCGCCGGCCAGTCCAGCGCCGACGGCACCGCCGTCGGGGTCTACGGCTCCAACGGGGGCGCGAACCAGGCGTGGACGATCCGCAGCACGGAGGCCACCGGGGCCCGGGAGGTCGCCGTGAGCACCCCCGTCGGCGTCGCCCCCACGCTGCCCGGCGTCGTCGTCCCCACCTACCCGTGGGGCGAGGGCGCCCCGACACCCGTCACGTGGGAGACGCTCCCGGGCTCCACCTGGGCCACCCCGGGTGAGGTCGTCGTGAGCGGGACCGCCGTCGACGTCTTCGGCAACGAGGTCGCCGCCACGGCACGGGTCGTCGTCGGGTCGTACACCCTCACCGACCCCGTCTCGCTCACGGTGCGCGAGGGGTCCTCCGCGGCGGCCGTCATCGCCGCCGCCCCGGAGACGGTCCCGGCCCGCGTCGGGGCCTCGGCGCTCACCTTCGACGTCCCCGTCGAGTGGGACTGGGACGGCCTCACCGACGCGGCGCTCGACGAGGTCGGCGTCATCACGGTCACCGGCACCGCGACGTCCAACGAGCCGGGGGCCGAGCCGCTCGCGGCGACGCTGTCCGTCATCGTCACCACCGGCGTCCCGACGAACATCGCGCCGCTGCCCACGACGACGGCCTCGGCCACGTACACGGAGGGCGGGTACAGCATCGAGGGCACCCGCAACGGCGTGACGAACGACAAGGCGTGGTCGAACTGGCGCTCGGGCACGAGGAATCCGAGCGACACCCTCACGTACGCGTTCGCCGCGCCGGAGGACCTCGACGAGGTGACGGTGCACTTCTACCGTGACGGCGCCGGCTCGTGGCCGGAGACCCTGCGGTTCGAGTACCGCACCGTCGCCGGCACGTGGACCGCGGTGCCCGGCTACGAGTCCCCGGTCGCGGTGGTCTCGCCCCCCGGTGGCACGGCGCCCGTCGTCACCGCGGACCTCGGCGGGATCGAGGACGCGACCGGCCTGCGCGTGGTCATGAACGCCCGGGCCAACGGGTACATGACCGTGGCGGAGGTGGAGATCGAGGCGCTCGTCGCGGGGGCCTCCACGGTGGCCGAGCTCGGCGCTCTGCGCCTCGACGGCGTGCCGCTCGAGGGCTTCTCCCCGGACGTCCTCGACTACGAGGTGAGCGTCGTCGGCTCGGTGTACCCGACCATCACGGCGCTGCCGGTGGACGAGGCCGCGACGGTCACCGTCGAACAGGCGGGCGACGGCGACGGCACCGCGACGATCGTCGTCACGGCCGCCGACGGCGTCACGACCCGGTCGTACACGGTCACCATGACGCTCGCGGCCGGCCCGGACGTCTCTGTCGTGGCGGACACACGGTGCGTCGTCGGCCGGGTCGTCCAGACGGTGCGGGTGGCGAACGAGTCCGCCGTCCCGGTGGAGGTCGAGGTCTCGGGTGCGTACGGGTCCCGGACCGTGACCGTGGCCGCGGAGCGGGCGACGTCGCTGACCTTCAGCACGCGCGCGGCCTCGGTGCCCGGCGGCGAGGTGACCGCGACGGCGACCGCGGACGGCCTCGGCGAGGCCGAGGTCACCGCCGCGTACGCGGCGCGCACCTGCGGGTGA
- a CDS encoding SRPBCC family protein has protein sequence MGNRGIYVETTIAAPMERVWALTQAPDEHVRWDLRFTRIIPTTPTASGATRFTYTRRTPLRTVAGDGVSIGETTRPDGTRTSALRFSTGDRLSPIRSGRGYWRYVPDGGAVRFVTGYDYAPGWGPVVDRIARPALGWATAWSFDRLRIWAERDEPPERWPLRSVAWFWRPERPRASRCRRAPAHGRRRDDHLRDAPATLATLPAPEGPP, from the coding sequence GTGGGGAACCGGGGCATCTACGTCGAGACCACCATCGCGGCGCCGATGGAGCGGGTCTGGGCACTCACCCAGGCGCCCGACGAGCATGTGCGCTGGGACCTGCGCTTCACGCGCATCATCCCCACGACGCCGACGGCGAGCGGCGCCACCCGGTTCACGTACACCCGCCGCACGCCGCTGCGGACCGTCGCGGGCGACGGCGTGAGCATCGGCGAGACGACCCGCCCCGACGGCACGCGCACGTCCGCGCTGCGGTTCTCCACCGGCGACCGGCTCTCGCCCATCCGGTCCGGGCGCGGGTACTGGCGGTACGTGCCCGACGGCGGCGCCGTCCGGTTCGTCACCGGCTACGACTACGCCCCGGGCTGGGGCCCCGTCGTCGACCGGATCGCCCGCCCGGCGCTGGGGTGGGCGACGGCGTGGAGCTTCGACCGCCTGCGCATCTGGGCCGAGCGGGACGAGCCGCCCGAACGCTGGCCGCTGCGCAGCGTCGCCTGGTTCTGGCGGCCGGAGCGCCCCCGGGCGTCCCGCTGCCGGCGCGCCCCCGCGCACGGCCGGCGCCGGGACGACCACCTGCGGGATGCGCCGGCCACGCTCGCCACACTGCCGGCACCGGAGGGACCACCATGA
- a CDS encoding DUF4166 domain-containing protein, with product MSSIFAEAMGPDFARLHPMLQRRFSVGLDAGQACVGRGVMTSIRRGPWWTVPFLQIGRLRNILIPDVGTDVPFQIENYPYRDPLGRETVTFVREYDLGRHRRRFDATMVLDAGRVIDYLGTHQHLAVDLDLRVGDDGGLVLTTDAQRFYEGPVGFSFPMLFSGRALLREWFDDDAGVFRVDLEVSNERFGFLFGYRGWFTCEWVPADDAPDRLKPRRHERRT from the coding sequence ATGAGCTCGATCTTCGCCGAGGCGATGGGGCCCGACTTCGCCCGGCTGCACCCCATGCTGCAGCGCCGGTTCAGCGTGGGGCTCGACGCGGGGCAGGCGTGCGTGGGCCGCGGCGTGATGACCTCGATCCGCCGCGGGCCCTGGTGGACGGTGCCCTTCCTCCAGATCGGGCGCCTCCGGAACATCCTCATCCCCGACGTCGGGACCGATGTTCCGTTCCAGATCGAGAACTACCCGTACCGCGACCCGCTGGGCCGCGAGACGGTGACCTTCGTGCGCGAGTACGACCTCGGCCGCCACCGGCGTCGTTTCGACGCGACGATGGTGCTCGACGCCGGGCGGGTCATCGACTACCTCGGCACCCACCAGCACCTCGCCGTCGACCTCGACCTGCGCGTGGGGGACGACGGCGGCCTCGTCCTCACCACCGACGCGCAGCGCTTCTACGAGGGCCCGGTGGGGTTCTCGTTCCCCATGCTCTTCAGCGGCCGCGCGCTCCTGCGGGAGTGGTTCGACGACGACGCCGGCGTCTTCCGGGTGGACCTCGAGGTGAGCAACGAGCGCTTCGGGTTCCTCTTCGGCTACCGCGGCTGGTTCACCTGCGAGTGGGTGCCCGCCGACGACGCCCCCGACCGGCTCAAGCCGCGACGGCACGAGCGCCGCACCTGA